A single Epinephelus lanceolatus isolate andai-2023 chromosome 22, ASM4190304v1, whole genome shotgun sequence DNA region contains:
- the LOC144459736 gene encoding uncharacterized protein LOC144459736 → MARCFPGLFRQNSRSLSKKRTGTKLTPVQFFLLRSSTEKTPKPSEELMLLQAGLGKRTVNVPEDAGHKEITDILCETYPKMSDLEGAWMLHKAMGGSGQRKLNILSPEEEGYTGASLVKTWGGKGCLYIMPTQHTLDISPLPFTAPEFRAMPKARCVSCQESVPLQLFSLHVKTCTESNGTDEMNSDDDIINLDDQTLVSTDVQPSLLDRKVSRQQ, encoded by the exons ATGGCCAG GTGTTTCCCTGGACTATTTAGACAAAATTCTAGATCTCTCTCCAAAAAAAGGACAGGCACCAAACTGACCCCAGTCCAGTTCTTCCTACTGCGTAGCTCCACAGAAAAGACGCCAAAACCCTCTGAGGAGCTGATGCTTCTACAGGCTGGGTTGGGAAAAAGGACTGTAAATGTTCCAGAGGATGCTGGCCATAAGGAG ATCACAGACATTCTTTGTGAGACATATCCGAAAATGTCTGATCTGGAGGGGGCCTGGATGCTTCACAAAGCCATGG GAGGATCAGGTCAACGGAAACTGAACATTTTGTCACCAGAAGAGGAAGGATACACGGGGGCTAGTCTTGTGAAGACCTGGGGAGGCAAGGGCTGTCTTTATATTATGCCTACCCAGCACACTCTGGACATTTCTCCCCTGCCCTTCACAGCTCCGGAGTTCAGGGCCATGCCGAAAGCTCGGTGTGTGTCATGCCAGGAGTCTGTGCCGCTGCAGCTCTTCAGTCTCCATGTCAAGACATGTACCGAGTCTAACGGCACTGATGAG ATGAACTCTGATGATGACATTATCAACTTGGATGATCAGACATTG GTGTCCACTGATGTGCAGCCATCATTATTGGACAGAAAGGTGAGCAGacagcagtga